One segment of Anastrepha obliqua isolate idAnaObli1 chromosome 3, idAnaObli1_1.0, whole genome shotgun sequence DNA contains the following:
- the LOC129241793 gene encoding trichohyalin: protein MNFSDDPLADLLSDNSLDNDGFFDNPVSKKQTTRKNINKNKLDELFGIQEESESTTTPVPKARQPVPTTTTTTTVASTSRFANQQRMQAKEPPEDDDDLGFDPQKPKAGGKLNLLDDLLASSVVNEPRRPMTAQPTTGRRDTEKPSISRQSTDTTTETSNVPLAQPRPKTSVGRRSSSASNVMNTDPLGLFSAQAKEREKELPTSGMSTPKTRKRGSTADWLGLSTEPESADKTEPVQQYSPLHAPKQPTTSLSTTASTAKDTVEILKLPDNEDPAPIVPHIELREDALVAPQLEPPYAAGSNTAQNILLLNTHNMEMKNAYTALQQQESQLALAAQMKNQERALLEMQHKQEALLQHQERQFQALMQQQLQRQQQMEEHIKMQQQRINTHIQLLMSQPAMLAPMPPPATMLAADALGERVGSPDGTPEKADDAQASRGHGRSQSGSRSRSHSQSRPVSPQGMMLETIQLEADVKRLELEKLRLEELVANQKVNYEREIELIERSYKKQLEVVEHHAQTMEARLKTEVDEISKHYTQKLDALENEKQRLKSDYDADFSALKQDHEDELRKLKKSQEDDLEMLREEHRRMLESVRQAKMLEFAAIQENGSYMETLKAASSNLENLSGGLQGLRDEVHSRLELLYKEKEKKLEVRERRLEDAERRLKMHEESADEEKKRLMTLVSSLEQQLNKLSKDSAEENWLVRQRMAALEAEKIAFEKEKEFAREQLARDEKRLADLKEQQLSESQRMLVEVQEERARLYLERTKIETEHKLHFGQNVEKQNLEMDAVMKVAQDAARQADIERERYHKSLRQLEQQKRELIDKENSLRAREDELHQETLSFRMAEYKSQEVQEKARVAERSFQTKTQLLKQRMRELSEMEMSLSQERLLLTEERIALQQLKTRLLEKRCTLCKMGDQREKVVKLFGGNDGEQAERGEGDGLGGNITAVDVTTDQRLGSGMLEQRNSRPEELRMHHMLEQGNIVDRMLDENIAESYRKMKATTNMKYWPETVLDDDAKELALHNLDSGLLRESIDELLHRNAPNKY from the coding sequence ATGAACTTCAGTGACGACCCTTTAGCGGATTTGTTGAGCGATAATAGCCTAGACAATGACGGCTTCTTTGACAATCCGGTTAGCAAAAAGCAAACGACTCggaagaatataaataaaaacaaattagatgAATTGTTTGGAATTCAAGAGGAAAGTGAATCAACAACGACGCCCGTGCCAAAAGCACGTCAGCCggtgccaacaacaacaacaacaacaactgttgCTAGCACATCCCGTTTCGCTAACCAGCAACGTATGCAAGCTAAGGAGCCACCCGAAGACGATGATGATTTGGGATTTGACCCACAAAAACCAAAAGCGGGCGGTAAGTTGAATTTGTTGGACGATTTGCTTGCAAGCTCCGTTGTTAACGAACCGAGAAGACCGATGACTGCGCAGCCGACAACTGGACGGCGCGACACAGAAAAACCTTCTATTTCACGCCAGTCTACTGACACTACCACCGAAACCTCAAATGTGCCACTGGCACAACCACGCCCAAAAACTTCAGTGGGGCGTCGGAGTTCAAGTGCTTCGAACGTCATGAATACTGATCCACTAGGCCTTTTTAGCGCACAAGCTAAAGAACGCGAAAAAGAACTACCCACCTCTGGTATGTCGACACCAAAAACTAGGAAACGTGGCTCCACCGCCGACTGGTTGGGTCTGAGCACGGAACCGGAAAGTGCAGATAAGACTGAACCTGTACAACAATACTCACCGCTGCACGCACCAAAGCAGCCAACAACATCGCTTTCTACAACTGCCAGTACAGCCAAAGACACCgtagaaattttaaaactaccCGATAATGAGGATCCTGCACCAATTGTGCCGCACATTGAATTGCGGGAAGATGCGCTGGTCGCACCTCAGCTTGAACCGCCTTATGCAGCCGGCAGTAATACCGCACAAAATATACTACTGCTAAACACACACAacatggaaatgaaaaatgctTACACGGCCTTGCAACAGCAGGAGTCCCAATTGGCTTTGGCTGCGCAAATGAAGAACCAGGAGCGTGCGTTACTAGAAATGCAGCACAAGCAAGAAGCTCTGCTCCAACACCAGGAGCGCCAATTCCAAGCGCTGATGCAGCAGCAGctgcaacgacaacaacaaatgGAGGAGCACATAAAGATGCAACAGCAGcgcataaacacacacattcaACTTTTGATGTCGCAACCTGCTATGCTAGCGCCAATGCCGCCGCCAGCCACAATGTTAGCGGCTGATGCTTTGGGGGAACGTGTGGGCTCACCAGATGGTACACCAGAAAAGGCCGACGACGCGCAAGCGTCGCGTGGTCACGGCCGCAGTCAGAGTGGAAGCCGTAGCCGCAGCCACAGCCAGAGTAGGCCTGTTTCGCCGCAGGGCATGATGCTGGAAACTATACAACTAGAAGCGGATGTGAAACGTTTAGAATTGGAGAAATTGCGCTTGGAGGAGCTGGTGGCAAATCAAAAGGTCAATTACGAACGTGAAATTGAGTTAATTGAACGCTCCTACAAGAAACAGCTGGAAGTGGTCGAGCATCATGCGCAAACGATGGAGGCACGGCTGAAAACCGAAGTGGATGAAATTTCCAAGCACTACACACAAAAACTGGACGCTTTGGAGAATGAAAAACAGAGACTAAAATCAGATTACGATGCTGACTTCAGCGCATTGAAACAGGATCACGAGGATGAGCTGCGCAAGCTAAAGAAATCACAGGAAGACGATCTGGAGATGCTAAGGGAAGAGCATCGACGCATGTTGGAGAGTGTACGGCAGGCTAAAATGCTTGAGTTCGCAGCAATACAAGAAAATGGCTCATATATGGAAACACTGAAAGCTGCTTCGAGCAACCTAGAAAATTTAAGTGGCGGCCTGCAGGGCCTGCGCGATGAGGTGCATTCGAGGTTGGAGTTGTTGtataaagagaaagaaaaaaagctgGAGGTGCGTGAAAGACGACTTGAAGACGCCGAGAGGCGTTTGAAGATGCACGAAGAGAGCGCCGATGAGGAGAAGAAGCGTTTGATGACGCTCGTTAGTAGCTTAGAGCAGCAATTGAACAAGCTTTCCAAAGACTCAGCTGAAGAGAATTGGCTGGTGCGTCAACGCATGGCAGCGCTCGAGGCCGAGAAGATAGCatttgaaaaggaaaaggaGTTTGCACGCgaacaactcgcgcgcgatgaGAAACGTCTTGCCGATCTAAAAGAGCAACAGCTATCGGAGTCGCAGCGCATGCTAGTTGAAGTGCAAGAGGAGCGTGCGCGTCTCTATTTGGAGCGTACTAAAATCGAGACGGAACATAAGCTGCACTTTGGTCAGAATGTGGAAAAACAAAACCTGGAAATGGATGCCGTTATGAAAGTAGCACAAGATGCGGCGCGCCAGGCGGATATTGAGCGTGAACGCTATCATAAATCCTTGCGCCAATTGGAGCAACAGAAGCGTGAACTGATCGACAAGGAGAATAGTTTGCGTGCCAGAGAGGATGAGCTGCATCAAGAAACACTCTCATTCCGCATGGCCGAATACAAATCCCAAGAAGTGCAAGAGAAGGCACGCGTGGCCGAGCGTAGCTTCCAAACGAAAACGCAATTGCTGAAGCAACGCATGCGTGAGTTAAGCGAGATGGAGATGAGTCTCTCGCAAGAGCGTTTACTGCTTACAGAGGAGCGAATAGCACTGCAGCAATTGAAGACGCGTCTGCTGGAAAAGCGTTGCACTTTGTGCAAAATGGGTGATCAACGTGAAAAAGTGGTAAAATTGTTTGGTGGAAATGATGGTGAGCAAGCGGAAAGAGGTGAAGGAGATGGGCTTGGTGGCAATATTACCGCGGTGGATGTGACTACGGATCAGCGCCTGGGCAGTGGCATGCTGGAACAACGCAATAGCAGGCCTGAGGAGCTTCGAATGCATCATATGCTGGAGCAGGGCAATATTGTTGATCGCATGTTGGATGAGAATATAGCCGAATCATATCGCAAAATGAAAGCGACAACAAACATGAAATACTGGCCGGAAACAGTGTTGGACGATGATGCTAAGGAGTTGGCATTGCACAATTTGGATAGCGGACTGTTGCGTGAAAGTATAGATGAGTTGTTGCATCGGAATGCTCCAAATAAGTATTAG
- the LOC129241384 gene encoding glycosyltransferase 25 family member → MRKFVVYVLFFALCAYYCNAVAPPETAKPSSQYVPSLDDLYAMLPADLSDEPPTVVVALLVRNKAHILPLFLTYLERLNYPKQQMALWIRSDHNSDTSTELLQLWLDHVADSYHSVDFVHDDSVQRHQNESTANDWPAERFHHLIQLKEAALIYAKKIWADYIFFLDADVLLTHPDSLIHLTSLRLPIVAPMLLSEGLYSNFWCGMTPDYYYQRTDEYQEIYNVNKEGVFPVPMVHSAVLIRMNYQGARYLTFDRERLLEQQQNEVEWAEREGVTPCRPYDGPVDDIIVFARSANCSRIPLFISNKLPHGYIMQPLDVNEGLDVDLQQLVNIRANIVHDQDEVAPVNEYFEEYISYPNKTKLTLDHIYMINLERRPERRVKMEKLFLELGLDVEYVPAVDGKKLSPQQLQDMGVKFLNGYEDPYHHRQMTMGEIGCFLSHYRIWEKVVEREQNEVLVLEDDVRFQPYFKDSATRVLAQMRNVVEYDLLYFGRKRLKEEKEPWVQGAENLVHAGYSYWTLGYVITLKGARKLLAAKPLEKMLPVDEFLPIMFNRHPNKTWSSHFPQRDLLAFSAAPLILFPTHYTGESGYISDTEDSEVTSEINVDSNVQLKSDRELEFRPVLETETATKPFEDELMMDLVDDSDGRSFNQDIYLSKSHEEF, encoded by the exons ATGCGCAAATTCGTGGTGTATGTGTTGTTTTTCGCCCTGTGCGCCTATTACTGTAATGCTGTTGCGCCACCGGAAACCGCCAAGCCGTCGTCGCAGTATGTACCGAGTCTCGATGACCTGTACGCAATGCTACCGGCCGACTTAAGTGATGAGCCACCCACTGTGGTGGTAGCGCTGTTGGTGCGCAACAAAGCACACATCCTACCATTGTTCCTCACTTATTTGGAGCGTCTTAACTATCCAAAACAACAAATGGCCTTGTG GATACGTTCGGATCACAATAGCGACACGAGCACGGAATTGCTACAGCTATGGCTTGATCATGTTGCTGACTCGTATCACAGCGTCGATTTTGTGCATGACGACAGTGTGCAACGTCATCAAAATGAAAGCACGGCGAACGACTGGCCTGCTGAACGCTTTCATCATTTAATACAGCTGAAAGAAGCAGCACTGATATATGCTAAAAAGATTTGGGCTGattatatattt TTCCTGGATGCTGATGTATTACTTACACACCCTGACTCCCTAATCCATTTGACTAGTCTACGTCTACCAATTGTAGCACCAATGCTACTCTCTGAAGGTTTGTACTCGAATTTTTGGTGTGGCATGACACCAGATTACTATTACCAACGCACCGACGAATACCAGGAAATCTACAATGTGAACAAGGAAGGCGTTTTCCCTGTGCCAATGGTTCATAGCGCTGTGCTGATAAGAATGAACTATCAGGGCGCGCGTTATCTGACATTTGATCGTGAACGTCTCTTAGAACAGCAACAAAATGAGGTCGAATGGGCAGAACGCGAAGGAGTGACACCATGCCGACCATACGATGGGCCAGTGGAtgatattattgtttttgctagATCGGCAAATTGTTCACGTATTCCATTGTTCATCAGCAATAAGCTGCCGCATGGCTATATAATGCAGCCACTTGATGTGAATGAGGGTCTGGATGTTGACTTACAGCAACTGGTGAACATACGTGCAAATATTGTGCATGATCAGGATGAAGTGGCGCCTGTGAATGAGTACTTCGAGGAATACATCAGTTATCCGAATAA aaccaAACTTACGTTAGAccacatttatatgattaaTCTGGAAAGGCGCCCAGAACGTCGGGTCAAAATGGAGAAACTTTTCCTTGAATTAGGTTTAGATGTTGAATATGTGCCCGCTGTCGATGGAAA AAAGTTATCCCCGCAGCAACTGCAAGATATGggtgttaaatttttaaatggttATGAAGACCCCTACCACCACCGGCAAATGACGATGGGCGAAATTGGTTGTTTCCTGAGTCACTATCGTATTTGGGAGAAGGTCGTTGAACGCGAACAAAATGAAGTGCTAGTATTGGAGGATGACGTACGCTTCCAGCCGTACTTCAAGGATAGCGCTACCCGTGTGCTCGCGCAAATGCGCAACGTTGTTGAATACGATTTGCT ATATTTTGGTCGCAAACGTTTAAAGGAGGAAAAGGAACCGTGGGTGCAAGGCGCTGAAAATCTTGTGCATGCTGGCTACTCCTACTGGACACTGGGCTATGTTATAACACTAAAAGGTGCGCGTAAACTACTCGCAGCCAAGCCGCTAGAAAAGATGTTGCCGGTTGATGAATTTCTGCCCATTATGTTTAACCGCCATCCAAATAAAACTTGGAGTTCACACTTTCCCCAGCGTGATTTGCTCGCATTTAGTGCGGCGCCTTTAATACTTTTCCCCACACATTATACCGGTGAATCCGGTTATATTTCAGACACCGAAGACTCTGAAGTGACCTCAGAAATAAACGTGGATTCTAATGTGCAGTTGAAGAGTGACCGTGAATTAGAATTTCGGCCTGTACTCGAAACAGAGACAGCTACAAAGCCATTTGAAGATGAATTGATGATGGATTTGGTAGATGATAGCGATGGCCGTTCATTTAACCAGGATATATATTTGTCCAAGAGTCACGAAGAGTTTTAA
- the LOC129241794 gene encoding cytochrome c oxidase assembly protein COX11, mitochondrial, with protein sequence MILHKLKEGFVRVCRLRYKSTSGKSGADAGEAARKRQKSTLYYLTAGGIFVAGASYAAVPLYRMFCQAYSYGGTTSVGHDADKVETMQKIEDRILKIRFNADTAASMRWNFRPQQYEIKVVPGETALAFYTARNPTDSAVIGISTYNVLPFEAGAYFNKIQCFCFEEQQLNPHEQVDMPVFFYIDPEFTKDPKLENVDTITLSYTFFESKEGLKLQMPSYVRPHVA encoded by the exons ATGATACTTCATAAgttaaaagaaggttttgtgCGTGTGTGTCGTCTTCGTTACAAATCTACAAGCGGGAAAAGTGGTGCAGATGCCGGTGAAGCAGCGCGGAAACGACAAAAGTCGACGCTATATTATTTAACGGCTGGTGGCATATTTGTTGCAGGTGCTAGTTACGCCGCTGTCCCTCTGTATCGCATGTTCTGTCAG GCATACAGTTATGGCGGCACAACTTCAGTCGGGCACGATGCAGATAAGGTAGAGACAATGCAGAAGATTGAGGATCGTATACTGAAAATACGTTTCAATGCAGATACCGCTGCCTCCATGCGTTGGAATTTCAGACCACAACAATATGAAATAAAAGTGGTGCCCGGTGAAACGGCGCTGGCATTCTACACAGCACGTAACCCCACTGACAGCGCAGTAATAGGTATTAGCACATACAATGTACTGCCTTTCGAGGCTGGGGCGTACTTTAACAAAATACAGTGTTTCTGTTTTGAAGAACAACAACTTAATCCACACGAACAG GTGGATATGCCTGTATTTTTCTACATTGATCCTGAATTTACTAAGGACCCAAAGCTGGAAAATGTTGACACCATAACGTTGTCGTATACTTTCTTCGAATCAAAGGAAGGCTTGAAGCTACAAATGCCCAGCTATGTGAGACCGCACGTAGCATGa